The Ziziphus jujuba cultivar Dongzao chromosome 3, ASM3175591v1 region AACTAGTCGTCAATGCCTCCAAAATTAAATCAGCCACTGCAATCACCAACTTCTTCCCATACTTGATGACAACAGACTTTTTGCCCCTCTTATTAGCTCCATCACCATCTTCCTTATCTACAGACATGATAACCCCAACACCAACCATCTGCCCCATGTCAGTAATAGTAAAGTGTCCCAGTGGCGGATACTTTTCAAAAGCCTCCACAACCGTGGGTTCCCTCGGAACCATCTCCACAATCCCAATGTCACCCTTGTCCAAATGGTCGGGGTTCACCTGAGTAATATGCTTAAGTTCTTGATCATCCTGATCATCGGTACCGGACATCAAGTTGGACTTACTCATGATTTCCTTAAAAAGGAAACAACCATGAAAGGTATGGCAATGAAGCATTGCTTCATATCCATTAGGAATCAAACATCCTCCAGGGAGGTTCAGTATAACGAGCCGAGATTTAAAGCTAATAGCTCGTTTTGCAGGATCATCCTTAGAGTTGGATGCAACATATCCACGTTTAAGATCAATCTTCTTCTTCGTCATGTGGATACCAACAATGTCACCTGGAAAGGCCTCCTGAACTGATTCACGATTCATTCCAACGGACTTAACTTTTGCAGTGAGTCCAATTGGTGCAATTGTGATCTTCATACCAGGCTTGAGAATTCCCGTCTCAATTTGACCAATTGCGATGATACCATTTCTGCCAATCTCGTCATGATCCTTAAGTGAAAGCCGGAGAGGCTTGTCAGAGTGTCTTTCAGGTTCCCGAATTTGGTCAAGTGCTCTAAGGAGAGTTGGACCATTGTACCAGTCGAGTTTGGTAGACCTCTCAATGAGGTTGTCACCCTTTGAACTAGAGATGGGAATGAAAGGGATATCGGCAGTGTAGCCCACCCTCTTCAAATAGGAAGAGATTGACTTTACAATTTCATTATACCTCTCCTCGGAGTACTCGGGAGTGGTGGCATCCATCTAAACACCATCGATTAACATCatataactattttatatataaaaaagaatagaaactgtatgaagaaaaagaagattaaaaTTTGCTTATATAAAACTATACAAAGAAACAAATTCATTGAATGCAGATTAAAGAAAAGTCTAAACAAAATGAGTACTGAGAAGGCAAAGTTGAAATGCAATTACCACAAAATCATTTCAGAATTGACCTGCGATAGGATACCTGACGGTGACacctcataaatatttttagggCACTATCATAAACAACAATTAATGATCAAACGTAAGATAACTATAAAAGTTTTGGGAAAAAATTGTATCCCCTCAACTATGCTAGCTTTTACGCTTTTCCCTCTAAACTACGAAACTTATCATATATTGCCTTCGTACTATTATTTTTCAATCAGTTCAAACCAATCACGCAACTTTTTCTTGAAATTAATTTGACACAGTTAGTGAGATGTCTTGTTCACGaagtaaagtaaaataaaataaaataaaacggtTTCCAAATAGAATTATGTAAgtttgtatatttaattttatcaaatttattatttaaaaacaaatcatcaaatttattgaaaatatataattagactCAATCATATAAGGGGGGTTTAATAGTTCATTTATTGTCAATGGATTGGAAATTAATAGTTCAAGGTACTGCTAtatagacctggcaatttggatcatgacacggcgacacgactcgaaaatgacacggaataaatgggtttgggtttattataaatgggttcgggtcataatcgggtcaacccgtttaacacgattattaatcgtgtcattttcgggttgacctgtttaactcgaaattgacccgttacgacccatttattaatcgtgtcattttcgggttgacctgtttaacacgattatatacctattacaacccatttaaatttaattttaaattaatattttatcactaatataatatttaataactaaaaaatattataaattaaaaattttataaaaataattttctattactaattttttaaaaacaaaaaatacatctttaataaaacaaaaacataaaaataaaaaaaaataaaaaaaatttcgggttaataggttaattttctggttaacgggttaataggttagttttcgggttaataggtcaatttcaggttaacgggttaataggtcaacacgacccgttaaaataatcgtgttaaacgggtcgtgtcgtgttgacctgtttataaacaggtcgggttagtgttttaggtacctgacacgattaataaatgggtcgtgttcgggttaggcatttttgacccgattattaaacgggttgacacgaacacgacccaccaacccgaattgccaggtatactgCTATATATGGGgggttttataataaaataataaggaatTGTTTTCAGACTATCAACCGAAAGGGTGTAACGTAATTATCCCAAAGCATTTTTGCTGAACATATTTGAAACTATATATTCTCAACaatatattcatattaattttgttttgaagtatTCATCCATATAAGTGTTCTAAGTTTaacatataattttgctttttaaaaaaaaataatttaacgtataatttcaataaatataatatatagtagctttatatatgatataatataaactattaattataatgtaaaatttataaaataaagatatctAGCTTTCACAATTaagattattttaattatttaaaaaaaaaaaaaaaaacctactttGACGACTAAGTCACCAAAAACTTAGAGAAAAATGAATACatatatactcttttttttaaaaaaaaaaaattataattttggtaaTGATTTTCACTCTCGCAATAAAAactgggaaaaaaattaatgaaataagtATTGAATTATGGATTAATTATCAACCTCAAttgttaataagaaaaaaaaaccatatatgtAATAGACTTCTAGCATCAGCACAGTAAAAACAAGAATTGAGAAACATATACACATTGTGACATAGGGGCAGGGGGAAGTGACAATTGAACCCACCATTTGCCATTTGCCATAGAGTGATGGgaaggcaaaaaataaaaaaataacaaaatagaaaGCCAAACTTTAAAACCACCTGATAGGCATATGCAGACAGGGAGAGCTTCTCTCAAGCCGGAACTTCCGACAAACTTTGTCTACGAGATATCGAAATCGGATTAAATGTAATCCGATAGCTCAGAACAAGTTCTCCCCTTGATTTTCcagataagataaaaaaatttatgcggACATAAAGTCAATAATTATATAACTGACCTTGTTGCAGCGACAGATCATCTCTTTGACACCAAGGTTGTAAGCAAGCAATGCATGCTCACGAGTCTGTTCATCTAATCTGTAAGGAGCAGCGGTGGAATCAACAATTAGAATGGCACAGTCAGTCTGAGAAATGCTGGTGATCATGTTCTTAATAAAGTCGCGACGATCAGTAACATCAGTGACTGTGACTAGGTACTTGGTTGTCTCAAACTTGAACAGGGCGGTATCAATTGTGGTACCATGCTTATGCTTAGCCTCGAGCTTTTTAAGCGCCCTATCATACTTGAAtgatttcttcttcatcttagTAGCTTCCTTGTCTGACTTTTTAGAAACATGCTTGTTAATGTTAGTAACTTCGGGATTAGAGATTTTACGGGCGATTGTTGATTTGCCAGATCTGAATTGGCCCATGACCAAAATGTTAATGTTAACCTTCTCGTTGCCTGTTGGCATTTTGTAATTGAGAACTGAAATGTAATAgaatacaaagaaaattatctaTCGGATGAATAATATCACAAGGGATCAAAATTATATCACAAATatagaaattgataaaaaatcaaacaaaagtcctattaaaacaaaaaaagaaaaagctccaGGGTACGAAGTAAAAGACAAACATATCTCTGCGCACAATTGGAAATTACAATGTTTCAATTTAAGCATCGAAACTATGTGAATATTTCAAATCTCGAGTCTTAAAAGAAAATGgtcaaatcaaattaaaagcCGTTgggaaaattaataacaatcacaatgataacaataataataatataataaaatactcaaGTTCTTAATTTAGCCTAACTGAACTATACATCACAGCATTGCAGCCCCGATGAAAGACAGCAACCGAAGAAACAACGACAAAAccaaataaacaagccaaagcagaaattttttaaataaattaatggagatatgaatttcaaaaaGCTTCACTCTCAACTCTAGCAAGGTAGGCTTCTAAAACTGCAGTGGGTAAAACTAATTTGAGAAGTTaagaatcaaaaacaaaactatgaTTGGGTTTTAAGAAATGCTTCTGATTTTATTAATACGTTTGAGATCGGCGCTCATCGTACTTCGGTAGCGGCACCAGCTGGTGTTTTTAAAAATCTGCAAATGGTAATAACCGGTTGTCTATGGGCCCTATGCCCAGCATTGCAATGTAAAACAAACTTTTCACAATCCCATTTAATATTGATTACCAAAAATATCCTTTCTTCtctaattatttaaaatcctaattttttttttttcccttttttacgTATAGGGTTAGTACTTCCAATACCCTCCTAACATACGCCATTGTCCTCCACCAATTGAAACGATGGCTATTGTGGTTGTTGAGGTTCTTCCTCCTCAAATTTTTCTACCAATAAAAGACTGGTTTTAGATCTTCAGCCATCGATTAGATTTGCCTCTGGTGACTgattttgaattatttcttcTAAACACAAACCTTTAcaaacatttaatttattttttaaaaaaaaaaaaaaaaaaaaacaccatcaGTGGAGGACTAGTAAATGCCTTGAGGGACTTGCCACGATGTGCACATCCTTCTACTGATGGaggaaaaagaagtaaaaaaagaaaaagaaaggtttccatttcaaatacaattaagaaagaaaaggatattttggtaaaataatttattggaGACTGTATAAAGATATTGTTGCAGTGCAAGTAGAATTACTCCagcatcttctttctttttctttttaattttggttttttgtaaatagcCCTTTAAAATAAtctcaatttatttattgtagaaACTTCTCATTTATATGAAATGGCTAAATAATTAACTacgttaattataaaataagttAATGTGCtgcattatattttttttttcctttcgctTTGTTCcataaaaattcaatgaaattgTAATAACTTATATTATTAACTGTATAATACatgagaatatatatttataaaattaaacctagATTAATTATTATcccatttaatattaatttcaatGCAATCATATTTCATGCCTGTGTCATTATGCAGCAAAAGACGACCGAAAATGCCGCGTATGGGTATGACGTAAGAAAAGGGCCGCGTATGATGTAAGCTGATGACGAGAAAATATAAGAGACCGTAAGGGCGGAAGAGATCAAGGTGGaattcagggaaaaaaaaaaaaaaggcaagaaaATTGTCAAATAGGCCCCACCAAATGCCCAATAATAGTTTGACACGTTACATACTTGTATATAATATtagtttacttatttatttttcttcagcacacgtgttgtttttttatttgtttattatttattttattttatagtttttccTCTCTCATTCTACCTTTTCTCGGCAACTCATCTTTCCATTCACCTTTCCAAAAATTCAACTCAGAATCCCAGAAGGGAGAACTAGCTAGATTGATTTAAAGGgattaatttcaaaaacatCCCTCATGTTTTAAAAAACTCAACTGTAGCTCCTAGTGTTAGTTAAAGTTGACACCTAAAAGGTAGAAAAACAATTAtgtcttaaaaattattaaaaaaaaaaaaaaagtgagaagcATGTTAGAATagtgtataaatataataaaattattattaaaaaatattctctGAAAacagaaagttaaaaaaagtaaaaaataaaaactattataaatatatgtatatatatatataagaaacacaaattaaataaaaacaaaatgctATTTGGAacattctaattttctttttgataatcTTTTTCAACTTAATTTATTGAGATTTAGACTATCGAGAATATCTATTAGAAagttaaaaagcttttttttttttttcttcttcttctttttctgctGCTTCAGTTAAAAATCATAGGTATGATAACCTGATATGCAGTTAGTCgccaaggaaaaaaagaaaaaaaggaaaaagtaagaaaagaaaaatgcaactgttaagttaaaatatatatatatatatatatatatgtaaaatacaacaaaagaaggggggaaaaaaatcttACAatggtattttaaatttaatttaattaatcatcAAGGATAAAAAAGTAATTCACAATTGCATAAGGAAGAGATTACCAATTTCAAACGAAGATGAAATAGTTAACTGAAACCTTGAGAGATGAATTTGTATTTAGACCAAGCttgggaggatacagatgaaataaacctttaaaaagaaaaaaaagaaaaaccacttGTTTaccaaatttcataaaaaaatccattgcttgaaaaaaaaatttcaaatccaaatccaatCACAGTTAGAACTGTTGGGAGTATCAAAAATTTGAGGCCAGGAGATTTTCTTCAACGAAAATTCATtaaatataagtaagaaaatctgtTCAAACAAAACTAAACTTTtgacaaaaaacccaaaaaaaaaaaaaattgaaaaaaaaaaataaaacataaaacaaaaaacaaaaccaatctGAACAATTAGAAAGCCCTCTTAcattccaacaataaaaaggCCCTAAAAAGGAACAAAAGCCATCACAGTCAAACAACAAAACTAATTCCGTCAAAGTAAAACTTGACCAAAAACCAAATCTATATAACGAAGCATACTAAAAATGAAAACCAGGTCAGGGGTTGCAAACTCTGGATCCATCGGAGAAAACATTGGAAAATGAAAACGCCAACCACTGAGAACAAATAACTGGAAAAAGAAGAATACTAACAAGAATGATAGCAAAGAAAATGCTAAATAGAAAGAAGAATACTAACAAGAAAGTTGGCCAGAAGAATTTCCACTGTTCGAGCAAGAGTGCTAGCAGGAAAAATGCAAGAAAGAACAATTTCTACTGCTCAAGCAAAGATTTATAGCAAGGATCGATACTTGAGGACGCCAAACCCTGTCTGCATTTTATAGCCGAGTCGTAGGGTGTTGGTATGAAGTTACCATATTGACTTTTGCCTGTTAAATCTGCTAAGTCTCCTCAATCATTCAATTTTTTGCCCTTGAATTTAAAGGCAAATTCCCTAGATCACCTTTGAGTTTGGGGTAATTGCATGTTGCCACCATAATTTGGGACAACTATCAATTTGCGCCCTAAACACTGTGAAATCTAGCGGGTTGGCCAGTTGGCTTGTTTGACCATGAATTTGACCATTTTCTTAAAATCAACCTGATATTAGATGATCAAACTACCTATCTTTTATGTCATAATACCAAAATTAATAAtgctttttaaaattgttaaaaaaaaattgcaaagaattattattattgttattattgttgttgttattataagTACTAGCTAtgtaaaaaaaacaacaatattaatacTTTTTGTGacaaataatgtttttaaagataattcaagagtaaaaataaaataatggaatatatattaaaaacagatcgaaacatataaaataaatataaatgaaaacttattaaactattaattgaaaaattattttctagtaaaaaaattattttatttcaattaataattctCCAACAGGATTAATGTTCTCAATTACTTTTTCTCTATTTCTAAATAAcattcttaaaataaatttcacgaGAAAGATTATTTTCCAGCAAAAAATATCATATCAATAATTCTCCAATAGGTTTTATGTtctcatttttttcttatttacaaataatatttttaaaaaattaattaaaaaatatcaatattacgtTTTCGGTTTTTGCCTGTTCCAACACCACCGTAAGGTTCCTTCATTTGAAAGCATAGATTAACAAAAAGATGAAAGCATCCAAATATGGATGAGTGAACTTTTAAAAGAGTAAGTTTAATACTTATAAgctaatcaaatattaatacataacggttgatatatattttgatatattaatttgaCACTCTAATACTATTCTTTCTAAtatgtat contains the following coding sequences:
- the LOC107403829 gene encoding elongation factor 1-alpha, yielding MPTGNEKVNINILVMGQFRSGKSTIARKISNPEVTNINKHVSKKSDKEATKMKKKSFKYDRALKKLEAKHKHGTTIDTALFKFETTKYLVTVTDVTDRRDFIKNMITSISQTDCAILIVDSTAAPYRLDEQTREHALLAYNLGVKEMICRCNKMDATTPEYSEERYNEIVKSISSYLKRVGYTADIPFIPISSSKGDNLIERSTKLDWYNGPTLLRALDQIREPERHSDKPLRLSLKDHDEIGRNGIIAIGQIETGILKPGMKITIAPIGLTAKVKSVGMNRESVQEAFPGDIVGIHMTKKKIDLKRGYVASNSKDDPAKRAISFKSRLVILNLPGGCLIPNGYEAMLHCHTFHGCFLFKEIMSKSNLMSGTDDQDDQELKHITQVNPDHLDKGDIGIVEMVPREPTVVEAFEKYPPLGHFTITDMGQMVGVGVIMSVDKEDGDGANKRGKKSVVIKYGKKLVIAVADLILEALTTSYVNQLLCPESDDEEDDNEDNKR